The Leptospirales bacterium genome includes a window with the following:
- a CDS encoding SUF system NifU family Fe-S cluster assembly protein: MALSEDLYKEVIIQHSQSPSHRGHLSHPSVVEEGLNRSCGDQVEVELFIEAGRIQEIRVNGRGCSISTASGSVMAEAVEGMELAQASKLIDQFKSMIVEGGAVEFPEELEDLEAFKGVQRYPVRVKCATLSWNALEQALQRAAGN, encoded by the coding sequence ATGGCGCTGAGCGAAGATCTATATAAAGAAGTAATTATCCAGCATTCGCAGAGTCCCTCGCACCGCGGGCATCTATCGCACCCCAGCGTCGTGGAAGAGGGCCTCAATCGCAGCTGCGGCGATCAGGTGGAAGTGGAACTTTTCATCGAAGCGGGACGCATTCAGGAAATCCGCGTCAATGGGCGCGGCTGCAGCATCTCCACAGCCTCCGGCTCGGTCATGGCTGAGGCCGTCGAGGGCATGGAGCTGGCCCAGGCGAGCAAGTTGATTGATCAGTTCAAATCGATGATTGTGGAGGGCGGCGCCGTTGAGTTTCCGGAGGAGCTCGAGGACCTGGAGGCCTTCAAGGGAGTGCAACGCTACCCGGTGCGCGTCAAATGCGCCACCCTTTCCTGGAACGCGCTGGAACAGGCGCTGCAGAGAGCCGCGGGAAATTGA
- a CDS encoding cysteine desulfurase, producing MGSLLDYRAIREDFPILSTRMNGRPLVFLDSAASSQKPQRVIDAFNDYYRCRNANIHRGAYRLSYEATDLYETTRRRVAHLLNAPHPESCVFTRNATESINLVARSWGEANLEEGDEILVSELEHHSNLVPWFMVAQRCGARIRHIPLTADYQLDLSRLDEVINARTRIIAVQHMSNALGVIHDLKRIGARARSAGALFLIDGAQGASHLRVDVQDLDCDFYALSAHKMLGPTGVGVLYGKRELMEAMPPFLGGGDMILTVWKDGFKPAPLPNKFEAGTPNIAGVVAFAIALDYLEKVGLERIHQHEAALLSYAVEELSRVPGLTLYGTSDLSVRGGVVSFNVDGVHAHDVGTILDEEGIAIRAGHHCCEPLMRLLDIPGTARASFYMYNGPEDVDALVRALHKVRDIFRSAVKS from the coding sequence ATGGGAAGCTTACTGGATTACCGCGCGATTCGGGAGGATTTCCCAATTCTTTCAACGCGCATGAACGGCCGACCGCTGGTCTTTCTGGACAGCGCTGCCAGCTCGCAGAAGCCGCAGCGCGTAATTGACGCCTTCAACGACTACTATCGCTGCCGCAATGCCAACATCCATCGTGGCGCCTATCGTTTGAGTTACGAAGCTACCGATCTGTATGAAACCACGCGTCGCCGCGTCGCTCATCTGCTCAATGCGCCGCATCCCGAATCCTGCGTGTTCACGCGCAACGCTACGGAAAGCATCAACCTTGTGGCGCGCTCCTGGGGCGAGGCCAATCTCGAAGAGGGCGATGAGATTCTGGTCAGCGAACTGGAACACCATTCCAATCTGGTGCCGTGGTTCATGGTGGCGCAACGCTGCGGCGCCAGAATCCGCCATATTCCGCTGACCGCGGACTATCAGCTTGATCTTTCACGCCTCGACGAAGTGATCAATGCGCGCACGCGGATCATCGCCGTGCAACACATGTCCAATGCGCTTGGCGTCATTCATGATCTGAAGCGCATTGGCGCCAGAGCGCGCAGCGCCGGCGCACTGTTTCTGATCGACGGCGCACAGGGCGCTTCACATTTGCGCGTCGATGTACAGGATCTCGATTGCGATTTCTATGCACTCTCCGCTCACAAGATGCTCGGTCCCACCGGCGTCGGCGTGCTCTATGGAAAAAGGGAACTGATGGAAGCCATGCCGCCCTTTCTCGGAGGCGGCGATATGATCCTGACCGTCTGGAAAGACGGCTTTAAGCCGGCCCCGCTGCCTAACAAGTTTGAGGCCGGTACGCCGAATATCGCCGGCGTGGTGGCCTTTGCCATCGCCCTTGACTATCTGGAAAAGGTTGGTCTGGAGCGAATTCATCAGCATGAGGCGGCGCTTCTATCTTACGCTGTTGAAGAATTGTCCAGGGTTCCAGGCCTTACGCTTTACGGCACATCCGATCTGAGCGTGCGCGGCGGGGTCGTTTCCTTTAATGTGGACGGCGTCCATGCTCATGATGTCGGGACCATCCTCGATGAAGAAGGCATCGCCATCCGCGCCGGACATCATTGCTGCGAACCCTTGATGCGACTGCTCGACATTCCGGGCACGGCGCGCGCCAGCTTCTACATGTACAATGGGCCGGAAGATGTAGATGCTCTGGTTCGCGCCCTGCACAAGGTGCGCGACATTTTCCGCAGCGCCGTAAAATCTTGA
- a CDS encoding non-heme iron oxygenase ferredoxin subunit, giving the protein MAYIALLPETELLEAQVRCIQTEIGRIVLARVAGQIHAFEDRCSHDDGPLAGGKLEGHCIHCPRHGASFDIRNGSALQLPATEDIEIFAVRVVNGQVEVDLA; this is encoded by the coding sequence ATGGCCTATATCGCACTGCTCCCAGAAACGGAACTGCTTGAGGCTCAAGTCCGCTGCATCCAGACGGAGATTGGCCGCATCGTGCTGGCTCGAGTGGCGGGCCAGATCCACGCCTTTGAGGACCGCTGCAGCCATGATGACGGACCGCTGGCCGGCGGCAAACTGGAGGGACATTGCATCCATTGTCCCAGGCACGGCGCCAGCTTCGACATCCGCAATGGATCGGCGCTGCAGCTGCCGGCAACGGAGGATATCGAGATCTTTGCGGTACGCGTTGTCAATGGTCAGGTGGAAGTGGATCTGGCCTGA
- a CDS encoding SufD family Fe-S cluster assembly protein, with protein MSEAPSATMELRDAPLPSPHDESWRKVDLGGFDPRTLKLTEAAVQPPPASELHACSLLTLAEADGSMQQIVAERQQMKRRQARDAIALARALAPSTPLILSAAPGAQAAATLRFRPTAGALFAPQIYVFVGAGAELTLILECESQGEETVYLPQLELHVAKGGRLKAALAVAHAGGDRRFGWLESFLAEDASVHLATAFDGGRLAKDFLIGRLQGRGAVFRAVGALALGGRDFCDVEMIADHQADDTQSSLHYKTVLRERAHSIFDGNLIIPPGRQRVRSHQLNNNILLDRSARAESMPRLVIQAERVQAEHGATVGQLDHDALFYLMARGLSEAEARVLLVHGFLEQLLAEFPSAELAEKILSRFYRRLSL; from the coding sequence ATGAGCGAGGCGCCTTCGGCCACAATGGAGCTGCGTGATGCGCCCCTCCCTTCGCCGCACGACGAATCCTGGCGCAAGGTCGATCTTGGCGGCTTTGATCCGCGGACGCTGAAGTTGACAGAGGCTGCAGTGCAACCGCCGCCCGCCAGCGAGCTGCATGCCTGTTCGCTGCTCACGCTGGCGGAAGCGGATGGCAGCATGCAGCAAATTGTGGCGGAGCGACAGCAAATGAAACGTCGCCAGGCCCGCGATGCAATCGCACTGGCGCGAGCCCTGGCCCCATCGACGCCATTGATTCTCAGCGCTGCGCCCGGCGCACAGGCGGCAGCGACGCTTCGCTTTCGGCCGACTGCTGGCGCTCTCTTTGCGCCACAGATCTACGTTTTTGTCGGCGCCGGCGCCGAGCTGACTCTGATTCTGGAGTGCGAATCGCAGGGCGAAGAGACTGTCTATTTACCGCAGCTTGAGCTGCATGTGGCAAAGGGCGGACGCCTCAAAGCGGCCCTTGCCGTAGCCCATGCCGGCGGCGATCGACGATTTGGATGGCTGGAAAGCTTTCTGGCAGAGGATGCCAGCGTCCACCTGGCAACAGCCTTCGATGGCGGTCGCCTGGCCAAGGATTTTCTGATTGGCCGACTGCAAGGTCGCGGCGCAGTATTTCGCGCCGTTGGCGCCCTGGCCCTTGGCGGTCGCGACTTCTGCGACGTGGAGATGATTGCCGACCATCAGGCCGACGACACACAGAGCTCCCTGCACTACAAGACCGTGCTGCGCGAACGAGCGCATAGCATTTTCGATGGCAATCTGATCATACCTCCAGGTCGACAGCGCGTCCGTTCGCACCAGTTGAATAACAACATTCTGCTCGATCGCAGCGCGCGCGCCGAGTCGATGCCGCGGCTGGTCATTCAGGCGGAGCGAGTGCAGGCCGAGCATGGGGCCACCGTCGGTCAACTGGACCACGATGCGCTGTTCTACCTGATGGCTCGCGGGCTGAGCGAAGCGGAGGCGCGGGTCCTGCTGGTGCACGGCTTCCTGGAGCAATTGCTGGCCGAGTTTCCGTCCGCCGAACTGGCCGAGAAGATTCTGTCGCGCTTCTACCGACGATTGAGCCTCTGA